The Cellulomonas shaoxiangyii sequence ACAGGCGGGGGAGCTCCTCGTCCGGGACGTACCCGAGAAAGTGGACCTTGTCCGCGAGGCCGAGTGTCTGCGCGAGCGCCTCCAACTCCTCGCGCATGGGCCCGGTCCCGGCCACGTTCATCTCGAATGCATCGACGCCCTCCTCCCTCAGCACCGCCAAGGCCGCCAGGCTGCCCTGGACGTTCTTGCGAGGGACGAGCCGCGAGAGCGACAGGATTCTCACTGGTCCCTCGGGGCGAACGGTCAGCACGTCGTCGGACGAGAGAAAGGAGAGGCCGTTGTAGCTGACCTTCCAGCGTGGCCCGTCGACGGACGGGCCCAGTTCGGCGCGCGCAGCGGCCCGGGTCGCCTCCGAGACTGCGACGACTACATCGGCGCCGCCCAGGACCCATCGCATCGCCGGCCGCAGGAAGGCAGGCACGTTCATCACCTCACGGCCGTGAACCGTGACGGCCTTCGTGGCTCGTCCCATGACGAGCGCCGCGACAAGTGCGACGCGCCATGTGGTCGCGTGCACGCGAGCGACCGGCCGGCGGCGGACGAGGCGCCTCGCCTCGCCCAGCATGCGGAGGAAGGTCAGTGCCTGACCGCCACTGCCCGCGTTCCACAACGTGTACGGGCGCCCGTTGGCACGTCGCGTCGTCCAGCCGCGGCTGCCTGTCGTCTGGGTCAGCACAGCGACCTCGTACCCGACGGCCAGGTAAGCGGCCGCGACCTCCCCCGAGTACTTCTCCACGCCACCTGTCGTCGGGGGGTAGCCCTTCGCGAGCACCACCACCAGGTCACCGGTCGTCGGCGGCTGACTGCCGTCCTTCGTCATGTCGTCCGTCTTCCGTGGGATCGAGGCCGGTGGCGTGCGACGCACCGACGGACCGGCCGGCAAGTCCCGTCCGTCGAGGTCGCGCTACCTGGCACCACGCTGGTGCTGCGGCGACAGCCCTCGTCGCTCGCGGAGTGCTGCCTCGGACATCGACTCGCCGGGCCACAACGGGGCGGCGTGCCCGGCCGCGCCGGACTGGAGGGGCGGCGCCACCTCCGGCGCCGCCAGGCGAGCCGCGGACCTGACCTTCGTCGACCTCGTCCGTCGACTCGGCTTCCGGGGCGCCGAGGAACCTGAGCGGTCCGACGTGTACTCGTAGTACTGGTACGCACTGCTCTGGCGTCGCGGCTCGCGGTTGACCACGATGCCCAGCACGTGCGCATCGACCGCGTCGAGCGCGCCCAGCGCCTCCGCGAGCTGATTGCGGTGAACGCGGCCAGCACCGACCACGAGGAGAACACCCCCCGACAGGCGGCCGAGGATCGCGGCATCCGTCACGGGCAGCAACGGCGGCGTGTCGATGAGGACGATGTCGTAGAGGCCGAGCGCCTGCTCGAGGAGCGTCGACATGGCCTTCGAACCGAGAAGTTCGCTGGGGTTGGGTGGGATCTGTCCCGACGGCAGCACATGGAGCCTGCCGTTGCCCCACGGCTGGACAACGTCGGTGAGCGACGCACGGCCGATGAGGACGGTCGTCAGGCCGACGCTGCCCTCGATCCCCAGCCTCTTCGCGACCGACGGCCGGCGCAGGTCCGCGTCGACGAGGAGCACGCGGGTACCAGCATCCGCAAGAGCGATCGCGAGGTTGATCGTCGTCGTCGACTTACCCTCGCCTGGCAGCGACGACGTCACCACGATGGTGCTCGGGCGATCGTCCACCTCGAGGAACTGCACGTTCGTCCGTAGTCGACGGAACGCCTCCGCTCGAGGGCTCTGGGGATCGGTCTGGACGATCAGCGGTCGGCTGTCCACGTCCTCGTCGAACGCGATGACCCCGACGACGGACGTGTCGGTGACGTTGGCGACGGACGCCTCGTCACGCACGCGTGTGTCCAACAGCTCGCGGAGCACAGCAACGGCCACGCCGACGGCGAGGCCGACGAGAAGGCCGAGCGCTACGTTCAGCTTCGGGTTAGGCGACGACGGCTCCTCGGGTGCAGCCGCGTCGCGGACGACCGTGAGCTTGACGTTCGACGGCGTACCGTCCGTCGGCGCGTCCAGCTCCGACACGGCGGTCCGGAACTCTCCGGCGACCGCGTTGGCGAGCGCGGCCGCGAGGGACGGCGACTCGTCCGAGACGCTGATGCTGACGATGGCCGAGCTCGGCGGGGTCTCGGCGGTGATCCGGCCTGCGAGGTCGTCTGCCCGCATGTCGAGGCCAAGCTCGTCGATCACAGGCCCCAGGACGAGCGGGGTGGTGACGAGGCGGGCATACGACGCGACCTGCTGGCGCGTGAAGTTGGCGCCCTGCAGGAGGTCGTTCGTGGAACTGGAACCCTGCACCGAGACGTACACCTGCGTGACCGCGGTGTACGTGGGCTTCGCCAGCAGCGTGCCTGCGACGGCGGCACCTACACCGATCACGGTCAGAGCGGCGATGGACACCCATCGCTTGATCACGATCGACAGGTAGTCGCGGAGCTCCATCTTTCATCCTTCGTTCGTCCATGGCTGCTGGCGCGGGGCTGCTGCCACTACCAGTGGTGCCCCATGGCGCCGTGACGCCCACCGGGAGAGCCAGGGAACGCGTGATACAAGGCGGAGGACCCGCGCGGTCCGCGCGGGTCCTCCGCCTTGCTAGGTGATGCGCGGTCTCAGGCGCTCGCGCCCTGACGACGCTTGTTCGCCACCACGATCGCACCCGCACCGGCGAGCATGAGCGCGCCCGCGCCGAGGGCGATCGGCATCGCGTTCGAGCCCGTGGCGCTCAGCTGGCCCGCGCCGGCCGACGCCGTGCCGCCGGCCCCGGAGCCCGCCGCGACGGCGAACGTCTGGGTGCTGAGGACCTCGCCCGACACGCCGTCGGTGACGACGGCGGTGTAGGTGCCGGCCTGCGACAGCGTGACCGAGAAGGTCGCGACACCGTTGGCAGCGGTCGTCTTGGTCGCGGTCCGCGTACCGGCGATCGAGATCGCCGAGTCCGGGATCGACGCGGGGTTCGACGTCACCGTCAGGTTGACCGGCGTGTTCCCCGGGCCCTCGACGGTGATGGTGAAGGACTCACCGAGCGCGGGCGTCGTGTCCGACGCCGTGCCGCGGTTGGTGTAGTCGGCTGCGCCGTACGCGAACGCAGCGGTCGGCGCCAGCGCGAGTGCGGCAGCGGTGACGGCCGTGGCGACCGTGCGGCGGATCTTCATGGGAACTCCCCCAACTGACATGGCCCGCACTCGAGGTCGAGCTGCGGTGTTCGCAGGTTAACTGCTGGATCCGCACGAGGAAAGGGCTGACACATTCCCGAAACCTGCGGCCGTCGGCGTGGTCCGTAGCAGTGGATCACCGCTCTGACCAGGGCCGGTGTGGATTGTGGCGTCGATTGTCCGTTTCTGACCCGGTTCGAACACCCACGTCAGCGAGCCGACACTGAGGTCGTCGTGCACCTGCGCGTGAAGTTGCCCGGGTTGTCCGTCGATGACGAGGTCCGTCATTCGAGAATTACCGGGCAGGTACAGCAGCAGGTTGGTCTGGAATTCACCCGGTTGGACGATGTGATCCAACCCGATCAGGTAGTCGGGCAGCGTCGCTGCGTCAGCCGGCGCGGAATACGTGTACTCCAGCGCCAGCTCGAGCTCCTGGCTCCCGTCCGGGCGGCAGGAGCGGCTCGTCACGCCGCCCTCGACGTCGAGGTAGTAGCCGACCTTCGCCTGCGTCCCGTCGTTGAGGAACACCCCCACGACCGGGGACTCGCCAGCCGTACCGCGCAGCTCACCGGACAGGACCGTGCCCTCCACGAGCGCCTGCTCGTCCGCGTCCGCGGACCAGACCATGAGCCGACCCTGCCGCGCGGCCTCGGCCAGCGCGTCCACGGCGCCAGCCGGGTCGCCCTGCCCGCCGGCGACGGCGCCGAACACCGCCGCAGCCGTCGCCGCGAAGAACGCGTCCTGGTCCCGCGGGTCCTCGAGGTCGAGGTACACGCGGTTGAGGAGCGTCGGCACGACGTCCTCCGCGGTCAGCGCGCCGACACCGGGCACCTGGACGGGGCCCGTGGCGCCGAGCACGAGGGCGAGCGCCCCCGGGTCGACCGACAGCACGCCGTCCACCTCGCCGCCGATCTCCTGCGCCCAGATGCTCCGGGCGATCTGCGCCGACCGCGGGAAGTGCGGCGTGAAGTTGACGTCGCGCATGTCCGTCGCGAGCAGCGGCCCGAAGAGGTCCTGCTCGACCGGGCTCAGCTCGACGACGGGCTCGACGAGACCGGACAGCTCACCGCCGGTGCGCTGCTCCACCACCTCGAGCCGCCCGTCCTCGGCCCGCAGCAGCAGCACGGCGCCCGCGATCCCGCCGGTGGCACGCGGCTCCGCGTTGTTCTGCACGAGGACCAGGTACTCGCGCGGCCCCTCGGCGCCGAGCATCGCGGGGATGAGCTGCACGGCGCGCGACGCGGTCGCGGTGTCCGCGGCGACCGCGGCGACCTGCGCCCGCAGCTCGCGCACCGGCGCCGCGACCTGCGCCACCAGGCCGTCCACGTCGACGGCCGCGAGCTGGTCGGCCGACGCGCGCACCGCCGTGTCGGCGCCCGTGACCTGCGGTGCGATCGCGATGAGCGGGGCCAGGTCGAGCGCACCGTCGACCGGCGCGAGAGCCGCCGGGTCGACGACCTGCGTGGCCTGCACGAGCGGCGGCAGCGCGCGCTGCGCGAGCCCGTCGACCACCTGCGCGACCGTGCGCACGGCCCCGACGTTCGGCCCCGCCCACGGCAGCGCCGCCGCGACCGACCAGAGCGGACCCTCCGTCCGCTCGCGCGCATCGGCGGCGTGGCGCTGGAGGTCGGGGACAACCAGGTCGGCACCGGCGACGTCGCCTGCGGTCACGAGGTCCTGCAGCCGGTTCACGTCGGCGGCGGCCGCCTGGAGCGAGTCACGTGCCCGCAGAGCGTCGAGCGCGAACCACGTGCCCGCGGCGACGACGATCACGAGGACGCCCGCAACCGCGAGGAGAACCGTGCGCGCCGTGCGCCGGGACCGCCGCTGCGGCCGCCGTGCGCGGCCCCGACCGCCGCGAGGTGCGGAGCCGGACGTCCGCGCGACGGGGACCCGCTGCGTCGCCCACTGCTCGCCCCACCCCGGATGTGCCACTGGTCTCCCCCACCGTCGCTGCGTCCGCGTCCTCCGAACGGGGCGCACGCGCCGGTGATGCTAGCCGTCCGGCATGATCACCCCCGTGACCCAGCCCCCCGCGCCCGCCCGCGTCCTCACCGTGTGCACCGGGAACATCTGCCGCTCCCCGGTCGTCGAGCGGCTCCTGCGGCAGCGGCTGGCGGGCACGGACGTGGTGGTGGAGTCCGCCGGGACGCACGCGGTCGTGGGCGCGCCCGTGAGCAGGCCGATGGTGCCGCTCCTCGCCGGCGCGGGCGCGGACGCCGGCGGGTTCGCCGCGCGGCAGCTCACGCCCGCCGTGCTCCGGGACGTCGACCTGGTCGTCACGCTCACGCGCGGGCACCGGTCGGCGGTCGTCGAGCACGCGCCCGCGGCGGTGCGCCGCACGTTCACGCTGCTCGAGCTCGCGCGCCTGCTGCGGCACGTCGACCCGGCCGCTCTCGCGGCGGCGGGGGCCACCCCCGGCGAGCGGGTGCGCGCGCTGCCCGCGCTGGCCGCGGCGGTCCGGCACCTCGCGGGCGTCGGGGAGGACGACGTCGTCGACCCGATCGGGCAGTCCGACGCGGTGTACCGGGCGTCGTTCGACGCGATGGCGCCCGCGGTCGACGCGCTCGCCGCCGCGCTGCTGGCGCCCGCGCGCTGACCCCGCCGCGCGACCGGCCGCGGCTACGATCGAACGGTGCGCTCCCTCCTCGACACCCTCCTGCACCCCCGGCGCACACCGCCCCCGCCGCTCGACGTCGACCTCGCCCGCGTGATGTCCGTCGGGACGGTCGTGTGGGCCCTCGCCCTCGTCGTCACGGGCGCGTTCTGGGCGTTCGGCGCGGCGGAGCCGACCACGGTGGCCGTCTGCGCCGCGGGGACGCTCGTCGGGGTGGTCGGCGTCGTGTGGGCGCGCCGGCTCGCGCGTGAGCAGCGCGAGGCGGAGCAGGACACCGACGCAGCCTGACGACGAGGCGGCCTCAGCCCAGGAACACCTGCGCGCAGAGCCACCCGCGCGGGCCGGACGTGCAGCCGACACCGATCTGCCGGTAGGACGTGCGCAGGATGTTGGCCCGGTGCCCGGACGAGTTCATCCACCCCTCGACCGCGGCCTCGGCGGACCGGTAGCCCAGGGACAGGTTCTCCCCCACCGCGCCGGCGCCGCACGCCGCGACGATCGGCTGCAGGGGGTCGTGCTCGAAGCGTCCCTCGGCGACGAGGACGGCCGTCCGCTGCGTCGCCTGCTGCGCCGCGCACGCCGAGACCGCGAGGTCACCGAGGCCGGCGGCGCGCCGCTCGGCGTTCGTGAGCTCGACGATGCGGGCGGTGAGCGCGTCGGCGGGGGCGGCGGCCGCGGCGGGCGCCGGGGCGGGCTGCTGCGCCGGCGGGGCCGGCGCCGGCGCGGCCTCCGGGGCGGGCGCGGGCGGCGCGGGCTCCGGCGGGGCGGCGGCCTCGGGGGTCACGGTGGGCGCGGGCGCCGACGGGGTCGGCGTGGGCACGTCCGTCGGGGAGGCGGTGGGCGTCACGGTGGGGGTCGCGGCGGCGTCCCGGTCGGTGCTGCGCGACGCGGCGGCGCGTCCGCGGTCCACCAGCTCGACGGCGGCGCTCACCGTGCCCGGCGCCTGCGCACCCGGCGCCAGGGCCACGACGGCACCCGACGCGAGGGCCAGCACACCGACCGGGGCGAGCAGGCGGACCCACGGCCCGCGCCGCCGCCGGCGCTGCTGCCAGCGCCGGATCTCACGTCGGCGGACCACGGGGAGCTCGGGCACGGCGGTGACGTTACCGGACCGTGACGTTTCGGGGTCAACCGGACAGAAAGTGCGCCGCGTCCTCAGCAGCAGCGTCCCTGCGGCGCGCGGTCCTGCCGGTCGGTGCGGTCGCGCCAGAACTGCCGCTCGGTCAGCACACCGGGGTCGCCCGGGCCGCGGCCGTGCGCGGCCTGGTGCTCGAGGTACCGCTCGTACGCGTCCTCGCCGAGCAGGGCGCGCACGAACCACCGCACCCCGCGCCGCGCGCCGGTCCGCGGCGGCGTCACGCGTGCCCCCGCGCGCGCACGGGCGGGTGCGCCGCCTCGTGCTCGCGCCACCGCGCCTCGAGCTCCTTCTCCGGCGGCGTGGGCAGGAAGCCGGCGGGCGCGAAGATCCGCGACGGCGTGGCCGGCACCTCCGCGCTCGGCGCACCCCCGGAGCGCAGCGACCGGTACGTCGCCCCGAGCGCGGTGAGGATGACGACGATCGCGAGGGTCACGAACACGATGGACAGGACGCCCTGGATCATCGTGTTGCGCACGACCGCCTCCATCGCCTCCACGCTGGTCGCGGTGCCGAAGCTGGTCTCCCCCGCCGCGAGCGCGTCCCGGAACGCGCGGTGCTGCGCGAAGTACCCGATCGCGGGGACGGGCGAGAAGATCTTCTGGAACGACGCCGTGATCGTGACGGCCGCCGCGAACGCCAGCGGCAGCGCCACCACCCACAGGTACCGCGCCGTGCCCTGCTTCGCGATGATCGCCATGCAGACCGCGAGCGCGATCGCGGCGAGCAGCTGGTTCGCGATCCCGAACAGCGGGAACAGCGTGTTGATGCCGCCGAGCGGGTCGGTGACGCCCATGAGCAGCACGGCGCCCCACGCGGTGACCATCACCGCGGTGGCGAACCAGGCGCCGGGTCGCCACGACGTGTCGCGGAAGCGCGGGACGACGTTGCCGATGCTGTCCTGCAGCATGAACCGCGCGACGCGCGTGCCCGCGTCGACCGCGGTGAGGATGAACAGCGCCTCGAACATGATCGCGAAGTGGTACCAGAACGCCATCATCCCGGAGCCGCCGACCACCTGCTGCATGATGTGCGCGAGCCCCACGGACAGCGTCGGCGCACCGCCCGTGCGGGACACGATCGTCTCCTCGCCGACGTCCCGCGCCGTCTGCTCGAGCACCCCGGGCGTCAGGTCCACGCCGGTCAGCCCGAGGCCGTTGACGAACGCGACGGCCCCCTCCACGGTGCCGCCCGTCGCGGCCGCCGAGGCGTTCATCGCGAAGTAGATGCCCCGGTCGATCGACAGCGCCGCGACCAGCGCCATGATCGCCACGAACGACTCCATGAGCATGCCGCCGTAGCCGATGAGGCGGGTCTGGCGCTCCTTCTCGACGAGCTTCGGCGTCGTGCCCGACGCGATGAGCGCGTGGAAGCCCGACAGCGCACCGCACGCGATCGTCACGAACAGGAACGGGAACAGCGAGCCCGCGACCACCGGCCCGGTCCCGGTGCTGGCGAACTCGCTCACCGCCGGCTGCTCGAGCACCGGCCGGACCAGCACGATCGCGACGGCGAGCATCACGATCGTGCCGATCTTCATGAACGTCGACAGGTAGTCCCGCGGGGCCAGCAGCAGCCACACCGGCAGCACCGCCGCCACGAAGCCGTACACGACGATGCCCCAGGCGATGGTCGTGCGGTCGAGCGTGAACACGTCGGCGCCCCACGCGGTGTCGGCGATCATGCCGCCGCCCACGATGGCGGTGAGCAGCAGCACGAAGCCGATGACCGACACCTCGGCGACCTTCCCGGGCCGCAGGAACCGCAGGTACACGCCCATGAACAGGGCGATCGGGATGGTCATCGCGACGGAGAAGACGCCCCACGGGCTCTCGGCCAGCGCGTTCACGACGACCAGCGCGAGGATCGCGACGATGATCACCATGATGACGAGCGTCGCGAGCAGCGCCGCCGTGCCGCCGACCACGCCGAGCTCGTCGCGGGCCATCTGCCCCAGCGACCGGCCGCCGCGGCGCATCGAGAAGAACAGCACCAGGTAGTCCTGCACCGCCCCGGCCAGGACGACGCCGACGATGATCCACACCGTCCCCGGCAGGTACCCCATCTGGGCGGCGAGCACGGGGCCCACGAGCGGCCCGGCGCCGGCGATGGCCGCGAAGTGGTGGCCGAACAGCACGCGCCGGTCGGTGGCGACGTAGTCCTTGCCGTCGGCGGAGTACTCGGCCGGGGTCGCGCGCCGGTCGTCCGGGCGCAGCACGTGCCGCTCGATGTACCGCGAGTAGAAGCGGTACGCGATCAGGTACGTGCACACCGCGGCGAACACGAACCAGATCGCGTTGACGGTCTCCCCGCGGACCAGCGCGATGATCACCCACGCCACGCCACCGAGCAGGGCGACGAGGCTCCAGACGACGATCCGCAGCGGGGTCCAGCGACGGTCCTCCGCCTCGACCGCGGCGGCGTCGAGCGCCACCGGCGGCAGGTCGCGGTCCTGGTCCAGCACGCCGTCCCTGCGGCCCCCTGCCACGGGCTGCCCACGATCGGCCATGTCATCTCCCCCTCGAGACGGTCCACCGGGCACTCCGTCTGGCACCCTAGCGACCGCCGCGCCCGCGCGGGGGGCGCGCCGGGATCCGGTGCAGGGCGGGCTCAGCCGAGGACGAGGTCGAGCACGGCGTCGGGACGCCCGGGGTCCACGAGGAGCGCCTCGACCGCGGCGCGCAGGTGCCACGCGCCCGCGGCGGCGGCGAGGCCGGCGGCCAGCGCCGCGACGTGCACGGCGTGCACGCGCGCGTCCGTCCCGGCGCCCTCGACCCACCACTCCACCGGCTCGCCGTCGACCCGCAGGTCGTCGTGCCGCTCCCACACCGCCGGCGCGCCGGCGAGCAGCTCGGCGACGCCCTCCGGGACCGGCTCGGTCTCGCCCGGCTCGTCGACCCGGCCCTCGGCCAGCTCGGACGCGCGCGGCAGGTCGAGCCGCTCGGCGACCTGCGCGGCGTCGGCACCCGCGGGGACGGGGACGAGCGCGCCCAGGTCGCGGCGCTGCCACCACGCCGGGGAGTCGGCGACGACCGCGGACGACGCCTCGGCCATCACGGCGCCGGCGGGCCCGGCGAGCGCCACGACGACGTCCGGGGCCAGCGTGCCCGGCACGCCGCCCGCCGCCCACGCGCGCCACACCCGGCCGGCGACCTGGGGCGGCACGACCGTGCCCGGCGGCCCGAGCCGGTCGAGCACCTCGTCCCAGTCGGCCGGGCCCAGCTCGGCGAGCGAGCCCACACCGCCGAGCGCGCGCAGCACCTCGGCGTCCAGGTGCGCGTACGCGGTCGGCACCGGTGGCAGCAGGCCCGCCGGCGCGTCCGACCCCGCGAGCGCGAACACCGCCGGCAGCGCCGGCTCGACCCGCGTGCGCAGCCACCACGCGGCGTACGACGGCAGCGGCACCGGCGAGCCCTCCGCGCGCACGGGGGTGAGCAGCGCGGCGCGCAGCCGCGGGCGGGAGGCCACGCGCGCGAGCACGCCGAGCCACGCGTCCTCCGCGACCGCGTCGAGGTCGGCGACCGCGTCGAGGTCGCCGACGTACAGGCCCGCGCCCACGGCGTCCGCGAGGTGGTCCACGTACTCGGACCAGCCGTCCAGGGACGCCGCCGCCAGCGCCGCCGGGTCGTCCGGGTCGTCGTCCGCGAGCACGCCCGTGACGACGTCCGGCACGCGCGTCACCACGAGGTCCGCCCGGACGCCGACGGCCGTGAGGACCGCCGGCCCCCACCGGTCGAGCACGTCGATCGCGACGGGCGCGAGCACCCGGTCGTCGAGCAGGCCGGCCGCGGGCGAGCCGGGCAGCACGAGGCCGTGCGCGGGCGACGGCTCGCCGTCGGCCGCGGTCAGCGTCAGCAGGCCCAGCCACCCGGCGGCGTCGGGCGGGACGACGTCGGCGGCCACGGGCCCGTCGGCGTCCCGGACCGCCGGCAGCGCCGCCACCAGGTCCAGCACCGCGTCGGTGACCTGCGCGGCGTGCGCCAGGTCGTCGTCGTCGGCCTGCGCGAGCACCGCGGCCCGCACGGCCGGGTGCGCCAGCAGGGCCGACGCGTCCGGCTGCTCCGCGCCCAGGCGGACGAGCAGGGGCCGCGCCGCACGCGGGTCGACGACGCGCAGCCCGCCCGCCCGCAGGATGGCCAGCGTCCCCGGCGCGAGCGCGTCCGCCAGGTCGGGGTCGAGCACGACCGTGCCCCGCGCGCCGCGCACCGTGCGGCCGTCCGCGAGCGGCACGGGCAGCGCACCCAGCGACTCCCGTGTGCGCGGGTCGGCCGCGGCCGGCTCCAGCGCGTCGTACAGCGCCGCCCAGTCCAGGCCCTCCCCCGCGGGCAGGTCGTCGACCACCTCCGCGAGCGTGCGCTCCTCCACGCCGAGCACCCGGGCCGCGGTGCGCCCCGCGGGCGGCACGTGCACGAGGCCCGTCAGCACCGTGCCCAACGCCCGCACCGCGGCGACGTCCGTCAGGTCCCGCACGAGCACCGCCCGGCGTGGCGCGACGAGGCCCTCCCCCGCCGCCGGCACGAGCAGCGGCGTGCGCACGAGCGCCGCGACGACCCGCTCGCGCAGCGCCGCGTCCAGGGGCCCGTCCGGCAGGCCCGTCGGCACCAGGTCGAGGACGTCACGACCGCTGGCGGCGAGGTCGGCCAGGAGCGCGGCGTACGCGTCCGCGGCGTGGTCCAGCACCGCGTGCGTCAGCGGCCCCGCGGCCACGTGCCGGCGCGAGGGGTCCAGCGGCAGCGTCGCGACGAGCAGCGCCGGCAGGGACAGCGGCTCGTCGGTGGGCGTCGGCGCGTGCACCACCCCCGGGGGCCGCACGCCGGCGCCCGGCCGGGGCACCGCCCACGTGACGCGCCAGCGGCGGGCCGAGCGCTCCTCGACGGGGCGGTCCGCCAGGAGCGCGAGGGGGAGCTCCCCCTCGGCGGTGCCCACGTGCCACCGGTCGGTCACGCCCGTGACCCGCCGCGCCGGCGCGGCGTCGTCCTCGACGACGACCTCGACCAGGGCCGGCAGCGCCAGCAGGAGCGCGTCGCCGACCTCGGCGAGCAGCCCCCGGACCGCGTCCGCGGCGGCGTCGTCACGCAGGTGCAGGACGACGGCCGTGTCGTAGCCCGCTGGCGGCCGGTCCGCGGCCTCCCACGGCAGGCGCAGCGCCGGCAGGGAGCCCTCGCGGCGGTCCACCTCGGCCGCCAGGTCGGGCCGCCCGTGCGCGGCCTCCCGCGCGGCGGTCTCCGCGAGCGCGGCCCGGGTCGCGTCGAGCGAGAAGCGCACCGCGCCCGTCGTGGAGCAGACGACGACGTCGTCCGCGACCGCCCGCACCGCCGCGAACCCCACGCCGAACCTGCCGACGGTCGACGGCGGGCCGTCCCGCTTGGCCGACGCGCGCATCGACGCGAGCGACGCCACGCCCGCGGCGTCGAGCGGCGCACCCGTGTTCGCCGCGACGAGCGTGCGGGGGCCGTCCGGGTCGGACGTCAGCCGCAGGAGCAGCCGGCCGGGGACGCCCGCGCGCGCCGCCGCGTCCGCGGCGTTCTGCGCGAGCTCGACCACGACCCGGTCGCGGTAGTAACCGCGAGCGTGGTCCTCCTCGGTGTTGGCGTCCTCGCGCAGCCGCGCGGGGGACGCCCGCCACGCCTCCAGCACCGCACCGCGCAGCGCGGCCGTGCCGAAGACGTCGGCGGTCACCGGGAGGTCGGTGCGTCGCCGCCGTCGGCGGCCGGGACCTCGGGGTCGTCGTCGGCGGCGGTGTCCGCGTCGGCGGGGGCGTCCGCGTCGGCCGCGGCCTCGGCGAGCGCGGCCTCGGCCGGCGTCGGGGCGGCGGCGTCCTCGTCGGCCGGGACGTCCTCCGTCACGGGCGCGTCGGCCTCCGGGGGTGCCGTCTCGCCCGTCACCGCGTCGCCGGCGTCCGGGGCGGGGACCTCGTCCGTCGGGACCTCGTCGGTGGGGGCCTCGTCCGTCGTGGCCTCGTCGGTGAGGGCCGCGTCCGTGGGGACCTCGTCCGTCGGGACCTCCTCCGTGGGGAGCGCGTCCGTCGGCGCGTCGTCCGCGGCCACGACTGGCGCGACCTCCGCGACGCGCGCCGGCCCGCGGTCCACCACGTCGATGCTGGTCTCGTCGATCAGCGGGCCGCCCGAGGGCCACTCCGACGGCAGCGGGTCGACGTCCGTCTCGGAGTGCGCGCCGCAGCCGTGGTCGAGGCTGACGACCTTGCCGTCGTCGGGCGACCACGCGTTGGCGCACACGCCGAAGACGGTGCCGAGCGACCCCTGCAGCGGCACGAGGAACCCGCACGACCCGCACGCCGCGGCGGA is a genomic window containing:
- a CDS encoding carbon starvation CstA family protein → MADRGQPVAGGRRDGVLDQDRDLPPVALDAAAVEAEDRRWTPLRIVVWSLVALLGGVAWVIIALVRGETVNAIWFVFAAVCTYLIAYRFYSRYIERHVLRPDDRRATPAEYSADGKDYVATDRRVLFGHHFAAIAGAGPLVGPVLAAQMGYLPGTVWIIVGVVLAGAVQDYLVLFFSMRRGGRSLGQMARDELGVVGGTAALLATLVIMVIIVAILALVVVNALAESPWGVFSVAMTIPIALFMGVYLRFLRPGKVAEVSVIGFVLLLTAIVGGGMIADTAWGADVFTLDRTTIAWGIVVYGFVAAVLPVWLLLAPRDYLSTFMKIGTIVMLAVAIVLVRPVLEQPAVSEFASTGTGPVVAGSLFPFLFVTIACGALSGFHALIASGTTPKLVEKERQTRLIGYGGMLMESFVAIMALVAALSIDRGIYFAMNASAAATGGTVEGAVAFVNGLGLTGVDLTPGVLEQTARDVGEETIVSRTGGAPTLSVGLAHIMQQVVGGSGMMAFWYHFAIMFEALFILTAVDAGTRVARFMLQDSIGNVVPRFRDTSWRPGAWFATAVMVTAWGAVLLMGVTDPLGGINTLFPLFGIANQLLAAIALAVCMAIIAKQGTARYLWVVALPLAFAAAVTITASFQKIFSPVPAIGYFAQHRAFRDALAAGETSFGTATSVEAMEAVVRNTMIQGVLSIVFVTLAIVVILTALGATYRSLRSGGAPSAEVPATPSRIFAPAGFLPTPPEKELEARWREHEAAHPPVRARGHA
- a CDS encoding DUF3027 domain-containing protein, producing the protein MAATKDAVLDRAVDLAREVALEIAEEPSHVGEYLGAVHEGDRLVSHRFACTARGYRGWAWTVTVARVPRGRTATVCEAELLPAEDAILPRPWLPWSERLRPGDIGPGDVLPFRPDDPRLEPGWTPTGDPELDEVAIDELALARVRVLSPQGRDEAAERWYRGSRGPTSAGAVASAAACGSCGFLVPLQGSLGTVFGVCANAWSPDDGKVVSLDHGCGAHSETDVDPLPSEWPSGGPLIDETSIDVVDRGPARVAEVAPVVAADDAPTDALPTEEVPTDEVPTDAALTDEATTDEAPTDEVPTDEVPAPDAGDAVTGETAPPEADAPVTEDVPADEDAAAPTPAEAALAEAAADADAPADADTAADDDPEVPAADGGDAPTSR
- a CDS encoding sacsin N-terminal ATP-binding-like domain-containing protein encodes the protein MTADVFGTAALRGAVLEAWRASPARLREDANTEEDHARGYYRDRVVVELAQNAADAAARAGVPGRLLLRLTSDPDGPRTLVAANTGAPLDAAGVASLASMRASAKRDGPPSTVGRFGVGFAAVRAVADDVVVCSTTGAVRFSLDATRAALAETAAREAAHGRPDLAAEVDRREGSLPALRLPWEAADRPPAGYDTAVVLHLRDDAAADAVRGLLAEVGDALLLALPALVEVVVEDDAAPARRVTGVTDRWHVGTAEGELPLALLADRPVEERSARRWRVTWAVPRPGAGVRPPGVVHAPTPTDEPLSLPALLVATLPLDPSRRHVAAGPLTHAVLDHAADAYAALLADLAASGRDVLDLVPTGLPDGPLDAALRERVVAALVRTPLLVPAAGEGLVAPRRAVLVRDLTDVAAVRALGTVLTGLVHVPPAGRTAARVLGVEERTLAEVVDDLPAGEGLDWAALYDALEPAAADPRTRESLGALPVPLADGRTVRGARGTVVLDPDLADALAPGTLAILRAGGLRVVDPRAARPLLVRLGAEQPDASALLAHPAVRAAVLAQADDDDLAHAAQVTDAVLDLVAALPAVRDADGPVAADVVPPDAAGWLGLLTLTAADGEPSPAHGLVLPGSPAAGLLDDRVLAPVAIDVLDRWGPAVLTAVGVRADLVVTRVPDVVTGVLADDDPDDPAALAAASLDGWSEYVDHLADAVGAGLYVGDLDAVADLDAVAEDAWLGVLARVASRPRLRAALLTPVRAEGSPVPLPSYAAWWLRTRVEPALPAVFALAGSDAPAGLLPPVPTAYAHLDAEVLRALGGVGSLAELGPADWDEVLDRLGPPGTVVPPQVAGRVWRAWAAGGVPGTLAPDVVVALAGPAGAVMAEASSAVVADSPAWWQRRDLGALVPVPAGADAAQVAERLDLPRASELAEGRVDEPGETEPVPEGVAELLAGAPAVWERHDDLRVDGEPVEWWVEGAGTDARVHAVHVAALAAGLAAAAGAWHLRAAVEALLVDPGRPDAVLDLVLG